The DNA segment GACCCATCCATTCTCTGTCCAAGATCCCACCTCTGCCACCCTTAAATCTCTTTGGGAAGAAATACTGAATAACTCATGGAATTGATCCTTTAGAGGAACTCCTTCATCACCCCAAGGATCTTCCCAAAAGAGGAATTTGTCACCTCTCCCCAGCTTCCACCTGATTTGATTATCAGCACTGACCACATTTTGCTGTTGAAAGATGGCCCTTAAATCAGCCCACCAAGTAGAGAAATACTGCTTTCGAGGACCATACTCCAATCCCCTCCAGCCATTGTACATAGAGATCAGAATTCTGGTCCAAAGCTGGTCTGGTTGGTGGAACATCAGCCACTTCCATTTGAACAACAGAGCCTTGTTAAGACTTGGAAGATCTCTAATCCCCAACCCTCCCATATGCTTAGGAGAGCAGCACTGGCTCCAAGAAATCCAAGCAATCTTCCTACTATCTGGTTTTCCCCCCCATAGGAATTCTTTGGAATTCAACTTactagtgtgtttggattagattgatggtgaaaaaaatcaattaaattttcatgATAAAGATAAAGTGATAAATAgttgtttctgttttttttatggTATGGCCATTATTTTGTGGGATAAAATGGATTGTTGTGTTTTATCCCAACACAATATATACATTGCGgcggtttaaaaattaaaatactgatTGGCTATAAACGTCACAAAGCATACAGTTGTGGTTTATTTGGTCTTAGCATTTATTGGCGGCTATAATTTGCCACaatgttttttctattattttttacccctttttgaattttaatgatctaaattaaaacaaaaaaatttctaaacatCTTGTCTTCAACAACATTGGAACAGCTCTGAGCTCTCTCTGGTCCTCAATTTGTGCTTTTTATCCTCCAGTTGCAACACCCTAACTCGCTAAGTCACACGCAGCACCGTGATTTTCTGCAGGTTCTCATCCTTAAACCTTAATTTCGTCCCttgattaaattaatagttatatatatatatatatatatatatatatatatatatatatatatatatatatatttacatctTAAAAACTATAAACCCTAATCTATACTATCTGTCAAATGACCAGACCAAAGACCCCTAATTTAATCGCAGGTCGTCATTCCTGCCAGCAGAACACAGAGGCCAGCATCGTGTGTTGTTCAATCTAAGGTACCTTCTGCCTGCGTTCGTTCTATCAGTTATAGTTTCATTGTTTATTGCATTTGAGGTGGACATGAACTCCCCTGTTATGATATGTTTCCTACTTTGTAACTGTTAACTGTCATTTCTGTCATTAAGTTTCTAAATACTGAAATAACAATACCTGCACAATCAATGAGTGTGTTCTCATAAATTGACTTAAAAGAGTTGAAGCCAAGAAAGTGGCAAGGCGTTCTGATTCATTGGAACAATTTTTCTGTGAAATGACGcgtcttttgttttgaattcaaattgtttacattttatataacattaaattgcACTAACTCCCCTTAAAAGTTTTTGATATTGCACAAAACCCTTGGTTTTTTAACGTTTACAGTTGCTTTCTTACAAGGGTACATGGTGTaatgattttcaatcaattaatgGTATAGTGTAATGTACAAGGATATTAGTGTCATGTTTTGCAAATAATTAATAGGGTTAGTGTACGAGTAGAAAAAATAGGGATATCAGGGGGAATTTCCGTGACATTTACTGTAATTTACTCTTCAttgatataatttgttttttttggaaagcaaatatatatatatatatatatatatatatatatatatatatatatatatatatatatatattgtttaaaaaagtACCACAGGTACTACAAGATACATAGTAGACCtgtaaaacatgaaacaaaaaccaCCCTACAAAAACCATTGTCAATCTTGGAACCAATTTCTTGACCATCCTCCCCTTTATTAACATTTCTATTATTGTTCTCAGCAGCAGCTTGTTCATACAATTCAATTAGTTTACTATTATCCTCAATCAAGGCTTTAAGTTTCATCTTGAGTTCATCATTCTCCTTTGCCAGCATAATTGCTGTCTCATGAGCCTctgcttctcttttttttttttgaacagccaaaaataatattatatatataagaagcatagtaccagaggtactacagGAAAACAAAGGGTAGCATCCCCTAAAACACAGAAAAATAACCAACAGCCACCAAAATCAATAAAACCCATCCCTACAAATGACACATTAAATGAATGACAAAGACATATAAGAGGACCATTGGTGAAAAGGAACAGTAAAATCCTTTTCCCATCCCCTCAACCAAGACCAAGTGAGATAAATAGATCTGTCCATCAATTTAGATATGTCAAAAGACTGGTTGTTGAAAACCATGTCGTTTCTAAGGCTCCAAATGGATTTGGTAGCTGCAATCCACCAAATCTTCCTCCTTCTGTTAGAATTCCTCGATCCAGCCAATGAACAATGCTGAAGAAAGTTGTCCATAGGCTTGCTGTGCAAAACTCTATCTTCCTTCACCCATGAGTTGAATTCCCACCATAATGGCATAACTTTATAACAAGTGAAGAAAAGGTGAGAAGTAGATTCCACTTGGCTTTGGCAGAAAGGGCATAGATCGTTTTGGAGGACAATCTGTCTACTGATTAAATTATCCTTAGAAGGAAGCCTATCCCAGAGTAATCTCCAGGCAAAGGATAAAGCTGCAGGGGGGATTTTGATTTCCCATAGCTGTCTAAAGCCACTGTTTGGCTGATGGAGAGGCTGCTCAGATTTGAGACAGTTGTAAGCAGAATTTGTAGAGAACATTTCCGTTGGTTGAGCTCCCCACACCCAGTCATCCTTCAAGTCTGCAACAGGACTTATAGCTGAGGTCTGGTCAATAAAAGCTGTGGCTTCCCCCAATTCACTATCAAAAAGATGTCTTCTCCAAGAAAATTTCCACTCCCAGCCATTTTCTCCAAAAATCCCCATGCTTGCCACTGTCTGAAGTTTTTGAGAAGATACCTCATATAAATCTGGGTATTTTTCTCTAAGAACAGAGCCATCACCCACCCAAGAGTCTTCCCAAAATAAGATTTGatcaaacattaaaatttaataaaattaaaaattaaaaaaatcaaataatacttttttatgttattattttccctttttatacatatcttttaaatttatattctttattacattttaaatatgaaaatgagttgtaacaaaaaaatggttaattaacatttaagataaaaaaaatattagtaaaaagaTAAGTTTTAAAGATTAATTGAAATGCAATTAAAGTTCAAGGTGCCTATTTATGAAAAAGTTAAAGTTTAAATAtcaatcataataattttaaagttcaTGTTGtctatttgaaagaaaaagtataatttaagtATTAATTAAGACAAAATTAAAGTTGAGGCTgtctatttgaaaaaaataaaattaaagggaCTTAATTCTCCTTtcccattttaaaattataaatcaatgtTATGGGGAATATAAACTCTAACCCCATTTGattgggagaaaaaaaatagatagaagTGAAGTTATTTTCATGAGATCTACTAGAAAACACTTTTTTTCCCAAATTGGAATGAAATGGAGCAGAATAATTAAtctctatttcatttttattttttagtttttattattatataaaaaattaaaaaaaattatgttatttgattttctttttcactcatCAAAATAAGTAGAGAGAAATTTCTCTACTCCCCCTCCCTATTTCTATTAATCTAAATAATAtactttatttctcttttatttgtaTCATTGTTATTTCTCCTTTAATTTACCTATTTTCAATTCTCATAATTAAGcaaatcaaataatatgaaTTGGCAGGTAAAAATGTGAGTAATGTAGTAGTTTTATTACCTCAGCATCAAACTTCGCGTGCCCAGTGAGGTTAGGACTGCAGAAACTACGTTGATATGACTGACAATTATATAAATCTTTGTCCCACCCTGAACTTGATCTTATCATCATTTTACTATTGAAGAGTGCTGTCGGGTGTAATCTACACAGAATAACATTAAAgatatatcaaaattttatcCATGTTTTAATACATGCGTTATAGTTAATTTCCCCACTGgctagttttcttttctttaccttgAAGAGCCATGAGCACTGATTTCATAAGGTGTTTGTTCCATAAACACAGATGATGgcaaataatttctattatcaTTCCCAAAGTGTCGTGGGGCATTAAGTCTTCcgtacatataaaaaatactatgcCTTCCTTGCAGTGACCTATTCTGAGTTTGCTTCACCTTGCTGCCTAGATCTCCACAAATATCTCTACTCCAGGATTTTAGTCTATGTTTTAGGTTCTGAAGTTTGCATTTTAGAGCATACCCTCCCCAACCCAAAGGTTGGTTTTGTATAGCCTGTCGTAGATAAAACATATCAAGTCAGAGAGAATGTGACAGACAAATGGACTAGTAagttgaataaatttttttttttaaaaaaataagagtacAAACAAGTGTGATCTAGACCTGAATATTGAGAAACTCATTTTCCTCCCTAACCAAAGACTGCCATCGTGATTTTCAACTTGACTcctaaagacaaatattaataagAATTAAATAGTTGAATAAGTCATATTCacagaaaatttaaaatgcaagcacaaaaaattacaaacaactATAAATGTAAGATAATTAAGCAGAAAGACATTCTATCTTTTTACACATTGGATATCTAAATAATTACTAGGGCCTCCTTATTCAATGACTGGCCATATGACAATGATTGACATATGGACTGAGCTTCTAGAATATCCACAATGTGATAATAGtggtaaatgaagaaaaatagatGATTTAGAGTTTCCACCCTGACCATTTCTAAAAAGTGGTAAATGAAGAACATGAAGAACATGAAGAAACAAAATGTATAGTCTAAACTGCATTCCATGTCTACCACTACCTACTACTTCTTGAGCGCCAGTATTTTTCATGTTAGatttaaaacacactaattGAGATGGGCCTGTTTTTCCATTTTCATGAGATTCAATATATGTCCACCAATATTTATACTGGAAAGCTTAATTTAGCAAGATTTGATGACAACACCAAACTGGTAAATTATGTTGATTTCAGAAACTTAGATAAAGACTCATGAAATTTATACAGTGGGTCACTGAAAAGTGACTGCTAATCTGAAAAGCTAATAAATGGGCACAATCAAAATCAGATTCTAGGTTCTAGCTTACATCTATGTTGAAGTAAGCTATTGTGACATTCACTGCTTCAAACATGAATATGGATGCAGGAAATACTATATCATTCTTACCTGTTTGGAGATGAGATTACCATCATTATGTACATCTTCGATCATCaaatcagaattttttttctaacattcGCAAAAGACAAAGAGGTCAAGATAGGAGTTTGCAGTGCCTTTTATTCTAGacacaagaaaaaattattacactataaaaagtgaaaacCTGAACCTTTACCAGATCTGTTTCATGCATAAATTTCCAATCTAGTGCTTCCAACAACTACACATACaagtgaaaggaaaaaataaaaatcaacatgAGAGGGATTGACTGAAAATTTTACAAAGTACAAAAGCATCCATTCATACCTTATTTTCCAATACCATGATTTGTTCACTCATCCGTTCTCGTTCACCTTCCATACAAAATGACTTTAACCTGTTTTGAAGATACATAAGCATTAGCAACATGACATTATGGAAAACATGTATATGACAAAAAAGTCACTGGTAATCTAGCTAGCACTAATTTGTTGGAGAACTTGGACTGGTTGGTTGACTAGTTTCTTTTGAGTTTGACAATACCATAAGGCTGTGTTCTTGCCTCAACTGATttacattttttcatatttgtggATATAATAGGCAATGTATATATTGTTCGTACTGGAAGATTGATTTTTGGTCATAGAGTAACTATGCCACTTCCCAACCTTTACTTTAATCATGAAATCAAAGTGAGTTACTTTTGCATgcacatgaataaaaaaaaagcaacaaaaaagtattttagCTGTATCAATAAAACATGCCTTCTAATTTCTTCTTTTAGCTGCAAATTTTCCATAGCAAATGTAGTTGCTTCATTATTCCGATCCACCTGGGCCCGCAAGACCTCAATTTCCTTCAAGTgctcctctttttcttttagcaAGTGTGTCTCAGCTGAGATCTTCTCAGAAGCAACTGTTTGTAATCTTTTTATTCCAGCTTCTCGAAAACGTAGTCTCATCTTCAAACTTTGTATGTCATCTTCTCTTTGTCTCACCTAAAATCATCCCATATTTTCAATCATTTAATTCATCACAAAAACATCAAGAATTATCATTATTGATAAATCAACAAAAAACAgtgattataaattaaaacattgaAAATACTAGAATGGAGCTCTATGACAACAAACTAAATTGATAGGTGTttctcatatataattataaaaaactacTTATAGGTCAAAACTTGTTTATTCTCTCCCTCATTAATCAATCATTCAAAACTGATAACAAAACAATAAGAAATatatggcttttcaaagataccAGCTTCATGGACGCTTGAATTTCATCTCTTAGTGCCTGTAATTCCATCTCTTTGTCCTTTTCCCTTCTAAAGGCCCCAACAAGGGCAATGTCATAGTCTTTTTTctacaaaaagagaaagatgcTTATCAGTAAACAAGGTTATGGGAGATTGAATGATTTGTTGGACACAAATAAATATCAACCTGAGATATCCTTTTAACAGAGGTTAATGGAGTGAATGATCCTTGCACACCCTCCCACTTGAAGGATCCAGGAGAACCTGGGAAGTTGACAACTAAAATGTCATTATCCTGAATTTCTCCTCCACCAACTAGACCACGCAAACGGGATACTTCTTTCTGAAACCCCAAAAAAAAGTTACAGTACAAACCAGGCAATTTAGTAATTTAGTAGATATCAAGGCAGAAATACAAGTTGTAGGAAGCTTTTCCACTTCCCTATAAACAGTAGgtgaaaagtaaaagtaaactCTTGGCCAATGTACTTTTCTAACAAGAAATTAAGTATTAGGTAATTATGTACAAAGACTccaattaaatcaattaatattcTTGTAAATTGATGATGGCATGAAAAACCACCCTCAATACTGATGCAGAGCATTTGACCCCATAACTGGTATAGTAGGATAGTAGATAGTGGAATAACcactattatgaaatttatagatataaattaagtaatttatattacattatatgctaaaaaattataaaagttacaCAATTAGTAGTTGAACTAGTAAAGTGATATTCACTTATActcaaattatataataacattaCACACTATCAGTAATAGACATTCCATTCacaagtttgtaccattattatTACGTTCAAAATTAAGTTCACACATGACATTATTTACAACAGTGTTATTTAGCCGCTTGAAATAGTATTGTAAAATGGCGTTGTCTgagtaaattctttttatttacaaaaatcaaaacCTGTCTGACTAGTTTTTAGTAGTTACAGTTTATATTTGCAGTTTTTTTTGGTATTGGTTCAGTTTATTCTTTATTAGTCCTTTCATATATTCAAGTCATTAGTCTAACTTTAGAACATATCTCAGCGGGTCTATCAGTGTATCTATATTTGTCAAGTAGACAAACACATATTCCTTTTCAAGTAAGTATGCCATCATGGGGTCCTTCATTTTACGAAAACCATGTGTGCCCCTACGTATTTCCCAATTTATCATATCATTAAatgtggtggataggtttattgttaaaaaaaattatacatatacaGCAAGGCCTGATATGAAACATGCAAAAATAGAcctctgaaatttgaagtcaACCATGTGCTGAATTCAAGGTTATTAAAACTGGGGAAGAACCTTACAATTGAGAAGAAATTATAGAAGCAAACATTAGTGAGCCACTtgcaatttaattctttataatatGAAGTTGATTGCCGCAAATTATTTTCTACATATTACACAAATGTTTGTCATATATGCGGTTGATT comes from the Glycine soja cultivar W05 chromosome 6, ASM419377v2, whole genome shotgun sequence genome and includes:
- the LOC114416318 gene encoding kinesin-like protein KIN-12E — translated: MELQALRDEIQASMKLVRQREDDIQSLKMRLRFREAGIKRLQTVASEKISAETHLLKEKEEHLKEIEVLRAQVDRNNEATTFAMENLQLKEEIRRLKSFCMEGERERMSEQIMVLENKV
- the LOC114416317 gene encoding uncharacterized protein LOC114416317, translated to MFSTNSAYNCLKSEQPLHQPNSGFRQLWEIKIPPAALSFAWRLLWDRLPSKDNLISRQIVLQNDLCPFCQSQVESTSHLFFTCYKVMPLWWEFNSWVKEDRVLHSKPMDNFLQHCSLAGSRNSNRRRKIWWIAATKSIWSLRNDMVFNNQSFDISKLMDRSIYLTWSWLRGWEKDFTVPFHQWSSYMSLSFI